The genomic region TCGGCTGGAGGTCGCGTCCGTCACAGCGGCGGCACGCGCGGAACTGGTTTGGGACGCTGCGAGCGGCTCGGCCCAGGCTGAGCCGGTGCTGGAGTTGGCTGTTCACGGCGGGCGTTTCGTGCTCAACCTCGAGGGCGCGGGCGCACTGCTGAGCGCGTTGATCCCGAAGGATCTGGTCCAAGCCGATCTGGACCTTGCTATCCGATGGTCACAAGGCCGCATCTATCTGCGCGGGGGCGCTGGTCTCCGGGCTGCCTTCCCAGTGCATCTCTCACTCGGGCCCGTCGATCTGCAGACCGTCACGGTCGCCCTTGACCCATCGGGTGAGAGCGGTCTGCCGGTGGAGCTGTCCGTCAATCTCCGTACGATGCTTGGTCCGCTGGCGCTGCTCATCGAAGGCGTCGGTATTACGGCCAACCTCGCGTTTCCTCCTGGTGGGGGGAATGTCGGCCCGTTGGATGTGTCGTTCGGGTTCCGCGCGCCGGGTGGTATCGGGCTCAGCCTGGACGCTGGACCCGTGACCGGAGCGGGGTACCTGGCGTTCGACCCGCCGGCCAACCGCTACGCGGGAGCCCTGCGACTCCGGCTGGCCCTTTTCGACGCGGCTGCCTACGCCGTCTATAAGCAGGTCACCGGCCGCACGTCCGTCGTCGCGGTGCTCGGCGCCCGCTTCACTCCGGGGATCCAGCTGGGCTTCGGGTTTGCCCTGACCGGATTGGGCGGCCTGATCGGTCTCAACCGACGGGCCCAAATCGACCTGCTACGAGAGCGGCTCGCCAGCGGCGCGGCAGGCAACGTGTTGTTCTGTGAGGACCCGGTGCGTAACGCGCCCGCGCTGCTTGGCGACCTCGAGGCGTTCTTTCCATCGGCCGACGGGGGTTTTCTGGTCGGCCCGACTGTGCAGATCAGCTGGCTGTCGCCGATCGTGCGGATCGATCTCGGCCTGATCATCGAGCTGCCTGGGCCGTCCAGGGTGATGATCCTTGGGTCAATCCGAGCGTTGATCGGCATCAGTGAGAGGGCGGCGCTGCTCTACCTGCGGATGGACGTGCTCGGCGTCGTTGACCTCGCCGGTCGGCGTATCTCTCTGGACGCCGTGCTGGTTGGCTCGCATGCCCTTGGTGTCTTCCGGCTGGCTGGCGGCATGGCATTCCGGCTTGACTACGGCAGTAACCCGTATGTGCTGTTCAGCGTTGGCGGTTTCCATCCACGTTTTGACCCCGGTCCGCTGGACCTGCCGCGACTGGACCGGGTTGGTGCTTCGTTGGACGTCAACGTCGTCGCCCACGCGTACCTACGCCTGGAGATGTATCTCGCGTTCACCGCGAACACTCTCCAGGCGGGAGCGCGGGTTGAGGCAGGCGTGGAGCTTGGGCCGCTCAGCGCGCACGGCCACTTCGTGTTCGACGCGCTGCTGCAGTTCCGGCCGTTCCACTTTGAGGCCACCTTCAGCGCGGGCTTCTCTGTGGAGGCTCTCGGCCTGTCGTTCGCCAGCGTCGCTATCACAGGACGCATCAGCGGTCCGGGACCACTGGTGGTCTATGCCAAGGGTCGAGTCAAGCGGCTGGGTGTCTCGGTGTCCGGCAGCGCCACGTTCGAGCTGGGTAGCCATGACGCGGAGCGTGTCCAGCCGATCTCCAGCCCGGTCCAGCACCTGGCAGACGAACTGAAGCGGGCCAGCAACCTGCGGGTCGGCGGAGAGGACCCCTCGGTCCTACTGCGGCCGGACCGGGCAGTGGTCCCAGGTGTGCTGGTTACGCCGAAGGGCAGCCTTGTCTGGGAGCAGAAGCGGGCGCCGCTGAATACGCTGATCCGCCGGCTCGGCGGAGTTCCGCTCGATGGCGCTCACCAGCTGCGGATCGAAGTTCCCGCCGAATGGCAAGTGAGCGAAGAGCGTGACTGGTTCAACCCGGGTGCCTTCACCGACCTCGACCTCCGCGATTCCCAGACGCTGAACAACGCCGCCTTCGCTGAGTTGCCGTCCGGGGTGCGGCTTGGTGGAGCGGCCGACGCTGTGGCTCCGACGGCCGTTTCATATACCGAACGGATTGACCTTGTGAAGCGGCCCACTCGCCTCCGGCTGACCGACCTACTGGCGAAGGCCTACCTCACAAAAGCGCTGCACGCGGCCCTGAACGATCGGACGATGACGCCGACCATCGATCCCGGTTCGGCGAAGGTGACGGTTGCTCCCGAGACCGCGGACGTCTACGCGCCTGACGGGACGCTGAAGCAGGCCCATGAGACCCCGTTCCAGGCCTTCCAGCTCGTCCAGTCCGGTGCCGGTAGCGCGTTCCCCAGCGCAGATGTGGCGGTGGCGCTGTGACCCGTGGGAAGTGGTGCGCGTGCAGTTTCTGAGTTGGCAGCGCTCGTCGGTCTACGGCCTCGTGTCGTCCGGCGACCTGGTCGACGGCCGCCTGAAGGGCGAGCTGCCGCTGACACTGCGCGACGACATCAGCGGCGAAACCGCCACCAGCAGCGTCGGCTTCCACCTGATGGGCCCGCACGACGTAGGCGGGCTGGCGCAGCGCGCCGTGCTTCGTACAGTGCCTGGCGACTTGGCCCGCGATGTCGAGGCCACCAAATTGGTTCACGTTGACTTCGCCGATCCCGACATGCCGTGGCGCTATACTCCCCGCCGGGCGTCTGGTGACCAGCTGCCGCCCTGGCTGGCCGTGCTGGTTGGTACCGCCGACGAGGTACGTGTCGACGGGCCGTTGCTACGGGTCGGCAGCCGGGAGGTGTTCGACGCCTACCCACCGGTCCAAGCTCATCGTTGGGCCCACGTGCACGACGACGGGGTGCGCCGCTTGTCGCGGCTCATTTCCCCTCGGGAGCTGAAGCCCGACACCGCGTACGTGGCTGCGCTGGTGCCCGCCTACAACGAGAAAGGCGAGTTCGCCTGGGATGCGGAGCAGGGCCGGGTGCCCGCGGCGCTGCCGGCGTTCCGTTCCTGGCGGTTCTGGACCGGGCCGGCAGGGGATTTCGAGACCCTGGCGTTCGCCATCGTGCCCGCACAGGTGCCGGGTCTGGGACGCGCCCCGCTGGCGTACCGCCGAGGACCTGTGGTGGTCGAACTGGAAGTGCGCGGCGCCATTACCAGCCTCGGTGGGACGCCTGATGGGCCGGACGAGGCCTCCGCTCAAGCCGACCTGACCGCCTATCAGCTGGCTGTTGCCGGCCTCGCAGCCACAGACCCGCTCGGCCGTAAGGTCGTCGGGCCTCCCCGTTACGGCCGCACCTGGGCTGCCGATCCGGAAGCCACCACCTGGGGAGCGGCGCTCAATGGCGACCCGCGCTTGCGCGGTACTGCCGGGCTTGGCACCTGGATGGGCATCGAGGCCCAGCAGGAGCTGCTCGACGCAGCGCTCGAGCAGCTCGGCGGAGTACGCCTGGCTGCGCATCTGATCGAAGGGTTGGCCTGCGGGCTGATGGCCGCCCAGTCGCTGTGGCGCCGCAAGCTCCCCGCGGAGCCCGCCCGGCAGGTGCACCTGCTCGCGCCCCTGATGCGGCGGATGCGCGCGACGACCAGCAGTACTGCCCTGTCTGCTGTCACGGGCCCAGACAGTCCGCTCGATGCGGCGCTGTTCTCCTCGGCGGCGCGGCGCGCCCTGCGTCGCAGCACGGCCTGGGTTCGGCACAGCGCCGCAGGCGTCGTCGGCCGCGACGATCTCGTCGCGGCGGCGAACCGCTGCCCGCGGCCCGCCCGGCGGGTGGTGGAAGGGCTACCGCACGCAGACGGCCTCAGCGAGGCCCTCGGCCTGATGCCAGCCGAGGACCCGACCATGCTCGACCTTCGACCGCTGGGGCCACGGACTGAGCAGGCCATTGCCAACCTGACCGGCCGATTCATCGACGACGGCTTCTTCCGTGACGTGTGGGAGCTCACCGAGGCGATCGCAGCCGAGTACGAACCGTGCGAGCTGCACATCATTCTCCTACGCGACCACCAGGGCGAAGTCGCCACTCGGGAGCTGCTCGTCGCCGCGGCCCGCAGATGCGTCCTGGCCACTGGCTGGGAGCCACACTTTTCCCCGCCCCCGGTCGAGGATCAGGAGGTCAGTATCGGCCGACTCCGGGAGACGCTCGCTGGGCTTCTCGGCGCGCCGCCGCCCGACCGCTGCCGGCCCGCCGACCTTGACCACTTCGCGGCCGTGGTGACAGCGGCCGTCGACCCGCACGGGCCGAACACGCCGGCCTGGCGGCGCATCCAGTCACGCATCGGCGGCCTCACCATCGGTGACCTACGCCCACCGGAAGTGCCGGTAGGACTGGACTTTCCCACCTGGACGCTTCTGCGCGACCGGGCGAGAGAATGGATTCTGCCAGGGGTTGAGCGGATGCCCTGCGATTCCGTGGTGGCGCTGCGCACCAACCCGGCGTTCATCGACGCCTACCTCGCTGGCCTCAATGAGCAGCTGCTGGCTGAACTGCACTGGCGCAATGTACCGGCCGACCGGACGGGTACGCCGCTGCTGATGTTCTGGGGGCACGTCGATTTCGAAGCTGGCCAGAGGGTGGCGGAGATCCGGCCCATCGCCGACTGGGACGGTAAGTCGATCATCGGCGGCCTGCAGCACCAGGTGCTGCACCCGGGCGACACCACGGGCAAGGAAGACCTCGTCATCGCCTTCCGCTCGGACCTGTTCTGGCGATACCCGGCGACGCAGGTGTACTTGGTGAAGGCGCAACCAGGCGGCACTGCTGCCGACGACGCTGTCCTCACAGCCACGCCGGACTTCAAAATGTCCGCGGCTGACCGTGACAAGCGGGTCTATATCGGCCCGACGTTCCAGGGAGCGCTCGGCCGCGACATCGTATTCTTCGCCTTCGACATCGCACCCGCCGAGCTGAGCAAGTACTGGCTGGTGCTCGATGAGCCGCCGTCGGAGCTGCGATTCCGGGCCCGCGATGGCCAGACCGGCCAGCTCCTGGGCGCCTCGGCCGCACACAGTGCGGCGTACGCGCTCGCCACCATCGACCGCAGAACCCGAGTGGCCATCTCGGGTCCGCACCTCGAGCAACTGGGATTGCGGCCATGACCATTGTGGAGCGCCGTCGTGCGCTGCTGGACGAAGCCCTCGCCACGGGTGGTGGGGCACAACTGGAGTCGCTGACGTCCGAATCCGCCCGTCTGGCGGCTGCCACACCACGGGACCTCACCGACCGGGCCTGCCAGCTGGCGCTGCTGGCGCGGTTGGCGACGCTGCCTCCGCCCGGCGGGCCTCAACTGATGGACATGATGGCCACCGACCCTGCGCTGCTGGCGCTTGGACGGGCCCCGGCGCTGACGGGCTCGGCTGCCCAGGCCGTGGCGGGGGTCGCCGCACAGCGCCGCGCGGAAGGTGAACGCGTCGGTCTGGCGGAGGTGCCCGCACTGCGGGCGGCCGCCGGCGGCGATCTGCCCTTTGAGGAACTGGCCGGCGTGGCGCATGCTCGGTGGCTGGCGACCGCCGGCGAGGAGCGGCCGTACTTGGAACGCGACGTCGCAGTCCTCCTGCCGGCCCGCTTGGAAACCCTGGTGCCCCCCGACGGCGATGATCGGCAGCTGTGGTTGCGCATCATTCCTGACGAGGCCTCGATCCTGCGCCATGACCCCACGCCCAAGCCGGTGGAGGCGAGCAGGGTGGCCGCCATGTGGCAGACGATCCACGCCGGCCTCACCAACGCTCAGCGGCTCTGGCCATTCCCCTACTGGCTCGACACCCCAGTCGGCCAGCGAGCCTGGGAGACGTTGTGCACGCAGGTCGGCCCCGGCCGGGCGGCGTGGCTGGCCAGAGCCTGCTACCCGAAGTGGCTCGGCGACACGGTCACCGTCAACACCGCTCAGGTCGCTGACGTACCTCCCGAGCCCAACCGGGTCGGCGGCTTTCCCGAGCGACTGGAGGTGTGGCTGGCCTTCGGCGAAGAGCAACCCATTCTTGCCGCCACGACGCAGGTGGATCGCGCGGCGCTCCGCTTCGACGTGATCGGTACGCGCCGTGCCGGTCCGGACGCCGATCCGGTACATGAGAGCGATCGGTGGTGGGTCTCCTGGCAGGCGGCCAAGGACGTTGGCCTGGGCGTCGAGGTTCCGCTGCCGCCCGACCGGTCTCTGGACGATCTTCGGACCTTGTATGTGATCGGTATCGGCGACGAGGCGCCCGAAGTACACTTCCGGGCCCGGGTCGAGGCCGGCGAGATGGCTACCCTCCCCCTGGGGGCGCCCACGAACGCCGTCGACGGGGCGCAGGCAGCCAGCCTGGGCCAGGACCCGGCGCTCTGGCGGCGCGTCGCCCAAGACCGCCTGCACCAAACTGGCCACGCGCCAGATGAGAGCATCCTGACCTGCTCGCTGGCAGGGTACGGCGCGAAGCTGCCCGCCATGCCGCTCGCGCCAGTGGTCGAGGGGTTCGATGCCACCCTGGTGCGCGCGCTGTGGCCAGCCTTGTGGGGACACCAGCTACGCGATTTGTGGGGCTGCGTCGACGACGCAGACGGCATCGCCGCCTGGGCAGCCCGCAATCTGCGCCCGGAGGGGCCGCTGCCGCCCCTACGGATCGACCAACAGCCCTACGGGCTCCTGCCCGTCGCCGCCATGGGGCGAGGCGGGCAACTCCGCTGGCAGGTGTCGGCCGACGAAGATCCCCTCGCGAGCTGGGAGCCGCGGCTCTGCCAGGCGCTCCTAGCGATGCGGGCCCACTGGGCGGCCACAGCACGGGGCGCCGGCACCGCAGTCGGTGCGAATACCGCTCGGCTGCTGGACTTGATCAGCCGGGATGGAGTGTCGGCCGGATACGCCTACCGCCCGTTCCTCGCCGTCGAGCTGTGGGCTGCGCTGTACGGCAGTATGGCCCCTTTCGATCAACAGCGCTTCGACGATTGGGTGCACAGCACCTTCTCACCCGTGAAAGAGCTGCTCGGGCGCGACCCCACCGAGCCACCAGGTGTCCGCCAGATGGTCACCGGCGGTAGCCCCGAACCGCTCGCCATCCCGCTGGTGGTGCCGACCATCTGGCCCCACTGGTTCTATGAACACGACGATGGCCACATCGAGTACGACGAGAACGGCAAACCCGTTCCAGTGATGACCGTCGAGGCCGGCATCGCCCGGCTGCTGGCGACGTTGCTCGAGTACGGACACCGGCATGATCAGGTCTACGAGATGTGGCGGGGGGTGCTGCCCGACAGCCTATTGGTGCGCCTCGCATTGCACGCCAGCGTGCTCAGTGCGGCAGCCGCCGCCCAAAGCGCAGCAGGAGCTCCGGCGCCGCTTCGCGAGCCGCTGATCAGCGACACCAGCCAGCCCACTGTGCTCACCAAGCTCAGCAATGAATACGATCCGCAGGCCTCACACGATCATCCGGCCGGCAAGGTGCGCACCACCGTACGTGACGGCCTGGAGCGACTGGCCAAGATCGCCGGCTGGCCTCCTGAAAGACAGGTCCTCGCGCAGCTGGAGCGAGCCTTCCGCGCCACCCTGGACACTGCCACCCACCGGATCGACCCATGGCTGACCGGCATGGCCGCCCGCCGACTGGAGCACCTGCGCGACCGCCCCGAGTCACGGTTCCGCCTCGGTGTGTACGGCTGGGTCGACGGCCCGCTCCTGGGAACGCCGGGCCCCACCGAAGGGGGCCTGCTGCATGCACCCTCGCATGCACAGGCGCTCACCGCCGCGATCCTGCGGGACAAGAGCATCACCGAGCACGCCGAGGAACCCAGCCGCCCCGATCTGTGGTCGATGCAGCTCGACTCGCGGCAGATCCGGACCGCTGAGGAACTGGCAGAGGAGGTGCGCCTGGGCAGCCACGTGCACGAGGCGCTCGGCCGGCGCGTGGAGCACATCATCGGCGTCCGGACGCCACAAGGTCCAGTAGTGGAGGCAACCAGCCGCATCGATGTCCTGCGGCAGAAATACCCCATGCGGACCGGCCGAGCCGAGCTGGGCCGCGTGTGCCACGGCCCGGACGCACTGGCTGGCCTACTGGGCCCGAATCCACCCCTCGGCACGACCCCCGAACAGCGCACCGAACTAGAACAGCTGCAGGCAGTGCTCGACACCTACGGGGACCTGCTCGTCGCTGAAGCGGTGCACCAGGTCGTCAGCGGTCAAGCAGACCGGGCCGGTGCAGCGATGGACGCGGCCGCCGGACTGACCAAGCCCCCCACCATGGCGTTCACCGAGACGCCGCTGGACGGCGAAGGGCTCAGCACCGCTGCGGTCGCGGTGATCCCGTACAAGCCAGCGCCGAATGATTCGGACCCTGCCATCCCCGCAGCCCGTCTGGCCGACGCATCGGTCGCCGACGCACTGCCTGCCCTGGTCGGCCAGGCCACCACTTGGACCTGGCAGGCTCCCCATGGCAACCAGATCACTTTGAACCAGCTGGGGCTGGAGCCGGCCGACACTCTGTCCCTGTCCTCAGAACAGCTCGACGACCTGGCCCGGGCGGCTCTGGGTGCCGAGCCGGAGGTGAAACTGTCCGGCAGCGGCCGGTCCCGGCACGAACTTGCCCGAGACGTGGTCCAGGCACTAGGCGGGACGCCACTGTTCCTGCGCGATATCGCCCCGTCCGTCATGTCCTCGGCGCAAGCCGAGGAAGTCCGTACCGCTGATGCCGGCGTTCTGGCCGACCTCCGCACCCGGTACACGACGCTGCGCGACAGCGCCCAGCGGTTGATTGATGAACTCGCCGCCGCGCGGGCTGGGGGCGACGCTTCGGCACTTCACCAGGCGCTGTTCCGGGCACTGCGCTGGGGAGTCACCCCCCTGGCAGACGACAACGATCCCCGTGCCCTGTACCGACTCCTCACCCAGGACCCAGGCATCGTCGCGGACTTGACACCGGTGGCCGTCATCCTGGCCCAGCGAGCCGAGGAGGCAATGCGTGCCAGGCTCAACGCCGCCCCGGCGCCCAACACCGAAGAGCCACTCGGACAGGCGATCGCCGAACTGGCAGCCCCCAGTGGGCAGCTCGCCGTACTCAGTGGCATCGATGCGGGGGACTTCGCCCAGGCAGCGGGTCTGCACACCGAAGCCCCGGACCCGAGCTTGGATACCGAATGGCTCACCGTCGCTGCAGCCGTGCGACCCAGGCTGGCCGCCGTAGAGGCATTGCAATTGACGGCCACCTACGCCGGGGGCGACTTCCCAGGCTTCACCGGCTGGACCAGCTCTCCCGGAGACCCCTGGCAGACTACTGCGCTCGAGGATCTGCGGCGCCGACGCCAAGAGGCAGGCAGCCAACGGGACGCCATGCCACGGTTCGTCGCCGCATATACAGTCGGCTCACCTGCGTGGGCCAAAGGACAGCGCATCGCGGCCAGTCTCCTCGATGCATGGAGCGAGACCGCCCCCAACTCAGACCAGGTCACCACCGCCACATTCGGCTTCAATGGGCCCGCCGCCAGGGCCCAGCAAGCGATCCTCCTGGCTGTCCCCTCCGACCTCGACGCCGGCTACGGAGCACGGCTCGACACACCAGAACTCATCGAGGTACTGGCCGAGACACGTGAGCTGGCACATGCCCGGGCGGCCGACCCAGACGCGATCGGCAGCTACCTCGCGGCAGTACCAATGACAGCATTTGGCGCCACCGGCCGGTCTCAAGTGCGGCTGGAGACCGGCAGTCACTTTCCGCTGTAGATCGAGAGGAAACTGATGGCGCAGCGCTACGACCTGTACCGCCGGCTGGAGCCAGATCCCCGGGCGCGTACGTTCGCAGCCGGGTTCGCCGCCACCCTGCACGACCCCCTGTGGTTCCTCGCCCGGCAGTGGCAACTCGGCGAGCACCAAGGTGAGAATGCGACCACCCCGGTCTTGGTGAACCTGACCGCGGCTCACACCCCCATCCGCCCGGAACCAGCCAGCCCTGACCGCGACCCCGCCTCCGTTCCGGCTGAGTCAATCATCGAAGGCGAACCCGATGAGTGGTGGACGACCGGTCGCCGCATCCGCGTCGGCGCTGTCGTCGCCGCACAGCAGGATCTCGATCCAGCCACCGTTGATCCGAAATACCTGCTGGCCTCCCCACCTCCGCCGTACTCCGCCAACACCGACCGCCAACTGCCCCCGCCATACGAGAGGCTGGCCGGGGGATTCGACGGGTACGCGCTGTGGCGCGACCGGGCTGAGCTCGGCATGGGCGACACAGCCTTCACTGGGCTTGGCATCCCTACCCCGAGCACCAACTACTGGCAGAGCGACGAACTCGTATACGAGACAGGCTTCCCCCTCGGCAATTCATCAAGCGACCGAATCCTGCAGCTGCCCCGGCACCGCGGGGGCCGAGTCGACTGGTTCTCCGCCGACGCCGAAGGAACACAGACATCCGCCGTCGTGCCGCCCGAGCCCGAAGAACCATCAATCACCTGCTACCCCACCTCGCTGCAATACCCCGGCGCGCCACGGGCCCGCTGGTGGGAGATCGAGGATGCGGCCGTCGACATCGGCGGCTACCCACCCGATACCAGCCACTTCGCCACCACACTGCTGATCGACCTCATTGCCTCACACAGCGACGACTGGTTCATGTTCCCCGTCCCGGCCCGGGTCGGCCACGTCGTGACACTGCTGCGGCCCACCGTGATCGACAGCTTCGGGCAGCCCCACGACCTGGCGCCCCCCAAGAGTTGGTCCCTGTTCCGCACGACCGGACTGGACGATCACTCGCTCGTCATGTGGCTCCGCGCACTCACCCCGATCGAGGGACCCGCAATCGAGGACGTACTCCTCGGCCTCGACGAGTACAGCAACATCCTCTGGGCCATCGAGCGGAAGGTCAGTGGACACACTCTCGCCCCACCCGAGCGCACTCGCGAGCAGGAGGCCCTAAACCCGACACTGGCGCTGCCCGACCGCGGCGGTGCCCCCGGCGGGCGCCAACGGTTCGCATACGTGCCAGGCCGTGATCTCGCCCCGTACTGGCACCCCTACCAGGTCGAGGACCTACCCGGACCCGACGGGGTGCCCAGACGCCGGTTCGTGCAACGCCGCCTGGCCGACCTCGCCCGGACGCAGCCAGAGCTGATGCCCGCCCCGACCACGGAGCTCCTCCGAGCCCAGGTCGCCGGCACGGAAACCATCCACCAGATTGCGCCCTCAACAGTCCCATCGATCGGCATGGTGTTTGAACGCCGATACGTCCTAGCCCGTGACGTGACAGGTCAACCACTGCTGTGGCGGGAGCATCGACGAGCCCCATCACTCCACCCACCCGGAAC from Streptomyces chartreusis NRRL 3882 harbors:
- a CDS encoding DUF6603 domain-containing protein gives rise to the protein MSAGTLALLCRGLAGALAPLRMALDPEQVDGLFADLGLGLPPQVRDDPVWRTSVSKARDTAGELPGLVEQLTAAIVTDDNAAIVAHTAALAGRITMLRDRLTAVGDRLATLAPAFPSMPASEVAAFAAELPRRMLELMVVNHLERTTRGLLNGLALSGLIERRREQGVPNDPARPTHVVRRLRLDRLGPLLRSPGKYLSTIYGWSDPAFDGHALLAQLGEAGRLASLPVVLVDGPSGPLLDLLGGTVTADASTSPPGLRGGLRIALPAAQTFDLPLKQSGWRVRLASGPELPAGLSVQLVPPGRVVVTPPPGAPHVAGAVSAEATITAVPPQTHVVLLGQAGKSRLEVASVTAAARAELVWDAASGSAQAEPVLELAVHGGRFVLNLEGAGALLSALIPKDLVQADLDLAIRWSQGRIYLRGGAGLRAAFPVHLSLGPVDLQTVTVALDPSGESGLPVELSVNLRTMLGPLALLIEGVGITANLAFPPGGGNVGPLDVSFGFRAPGGIGLSLDAGPVTGAGYLAFDPPANRYAGALRLRLALFDAAAYAVYKQVTGRTSVVAVLGARFTPGIQLGFGFALTGLGGLIGLNRRAQIDLLRERLASGAAGNVLFCEDPVRNAPALLGDLEAFFPSADGGFLVGPTVQISWLSPIVRIDLGLIIELPGPSRVMILGSIRALIGISERAALLYLRMDVLGVVDLAGRRISLDAVLVGSHALGVFRLAGGMAFRLDYGSNPYVLFSVGGFHPRFDPGPLDLPRLDRVGASLDVNVVAHAYLRLEMYLAFTANTLQAGARVEAGVELGPLSAHGHFVFDALLQFRPFHFEATFSAGFSVEALGLSFASVAITGRISGPGPLVVYAKGRVKRLGVSVSGSATFELGSHDAERVQPISSPVQHLADELKRASNLRVGGEDPSVLLRPDRAVVPGVLVTPKGSLVWEQKRAPLNTLIRRLGGVPLDGAHQLRIEVPAEWQVSEERDWFNPGAFTDLDLRDSQTLNNAAFAELPSGVRLGGAADAVAPTAVSYTERIDLVKRPTRLRLTDLLAKAYLTKALHAALNDRTMTPTIDPGSAKVTVAPETADVYAPDGTLKQAHETPFQAFQLVQSGAGSAFPSADVAVAL